A single genomic interval of Fimbriimonadaceae bacterium harbors:
- a CDS encoding helix-turn-helix domain-containing protein, with translation MLRKVGEVVRRARRDANLSQEQLAALAGLSRRPVYHLETGRGAVGLDSLVLLLDCLGLEIAIVPKADTE, from the coding sequence GTGCTTCGTAAGGTTGGCGAGGTCGTGCGTCGCGCCCGCCGCGACGCGAACCTGAGTCAGGAACAGCTTGCGGCTTTGGCGGGCCTCTCGAGGCGACCGGTGTACCACCTCGAGACGGGGCGCGGCGCCGTCGGGCTGGATTCTCTGGTGCTGCTCCTCGACTGCCTCGGGCTGGAGATCGCGATCGTGCCGAAGGCGGACACGGAGTGA
- a CDS encoding HipA domain-containing protein produces MNGPARVAVLEVYKDDRLAGRLERTDRGSRFVYDPEYLASGGGPIARHLGVAREPIETVGVANLHSYFAGLLPEGVMLDIVQRRIRASRDDLFSILAATGSDAIGDVTVRQPGSPPAEVLSLDRVDLQALVEARSAPSVAAIPGVQPKLSIGALVRVARVRGRRKAYIAKVPPADLPGLIENEAFFMRAARRCGLRSADVATRQGCLLVTRFDRVVEEGRQGLRQLHVEDALQLADRYPAAKYDPDYREIGDLFHGITGSKAVVLNLLELYAFSYLIGNGDLHAKNVSLMLGAGTDRWNLTPAYDLLSTLPYGDVLWGADRMALALEGESFGRFLAEDFVRFGQRYAVPETATRSSLRRIASKASLWLPDLDSLPYPEAVVAKMRETIADRARALLA; encoded by the coding sequence GTGAACGGCCCTGCTCGGGTTGCAGTCCTGGAGGTGTACAAGGACGACCGCTTGGCCGGACGCCTCGAAAGGACCGATCGCGGCAGCCGGTTCGTCTACGACCCCGAGTATCTGGCTTCCGGGGGAGGGCCGATTGCCCGGCACCTTGGTGTGGCTCGGGAGCCGATCGAGACCGTCGGGGTCGCAAATCTGCACAGCTACTTTGCCGGTCTCCTGCCCGAAGGGGTCATGCTCGACATCGTGCAGCGCCGCATCCGGGCGAGCCGGGACGACCTGTTCTCGATCCTCGCGGCGACCGGAAGCGACGCCATCGGGGACGTGACCGTGCGGCAGCCGGGATCCCCTCCCGCGGAGGTTCTGAGCTTGGACCGGGTGGACCTCCAAGCGCTGGTCGAAGCGCGGAGCGCGCCCTCGGTGGCGGCGATCCCCGGCGTTCAGCCCAAGCTCTCGATCGGCGCGTTGGTGCGAGTGGCCCGAGTCCGCGGCCGCCGCAAGGCTTACATTGCGAAAGTGCCGCCCGCCGACCTGCCGGGCTTGATCGAGAACGAGGCCTTCTTCATGCGGGCGGCGAGGCGGTGCGGACTGCGTTCTGCAGACGTCGCGACTCGGCAGGGGTGCCTGCTCGTGACGCGATTCGATCGGGTGGTCGAAGAGGGGCGACAGGGATTGCGGCAACTCCACGTCGAGGATGCACTGCAACTTGCCGACCGTTATCCGGCGGCGAAGTACGACCCCGACTACCGCGAAATTGGCGACCTGTTCCACGGCATCACGGGTTCGAAAGCGGTTGTCCTGAACCTCTTGGAGCTGTACGCGTTCAGCTATCTCATCGGAAACGGAGACCTGCACGCCAAGAACGTGAGTTTGATGCTTGGTGCGGGCACGGATCGGTGGAATCTGACGCCGGCCTACGATCTTCTCTCCACATTGCCGTATGGCGATGTCCTTTGGGGGGCAGACCGGATGGCGCTGGCGCTCGAAGGCGAGAGCTTCGGTAGGTTCCTAGCTGAGGATTTTGTGCGATTTGGACAGCGCTACGCGGTCCCCGAAACAGCCACGCGCAGTTCGCTCCGCAGGATTGCCTCGAAAGCGTCCTTATGGCTCCCAGACCTCGACTCCTTGCCCTACCCCGAGGCAGTCGTCGCCAAGATGCGCGAGACGATCGCGGACCGGGCGCGAGCACTGCTAGCCTAG